The Microbacterium luteum nucleotide sequence GCTTCCGGGTGCGTTCCGCTGCGACGGCCTTCAGTGGAATCGACGCGGCCGCGCAGCATCGCCCCGACCTCGTGATCGTGCAGACCGACCTGGCGGGCCTCGACGGCTTCGAAGCCGTCCGTCGCATCCGGGACTTCAGCGACGCCTTCGTGATCATGCTGTCCGACGACGATTCCGAGTCCGCGACGGTCGAGGGCTTCCGCGCCGGCGCCGACGACTACCTCGCCGGCCCGGTCCGCCCCCACGCGCTCCGCGCACGCATCGATGCGCTGCTGCGTCGCTCGCGCAGCCTGACGAGCACCGGAGCTCCGCGCCAGGACGAGGGCGCGTGGCTCACGCACGGACCGCTGCGGATGCATCCGCACTCGCGTCGCGTCGAGATGCGCGGCCGCGCGTGCGAGCTGACGCGGTCGGAGTTCGACATCCTGCACATGCTCGTGCGCGCCAAGGAGCAGGTCTTCAGCAAGTCGTCGCTCGCGCTCATGCTGCGCGAGACCAACGGGCTGCCCGGCCAGCACATCACCGAGCACGACCGTCACGCGGTCGAGGTGCACATCATGAACATCCGTCGCAAGCTCGGAGACGACGCCCGCTCGCCGGAGTGCATCGCGACGGTGCGGGGGCTCGGCTACCGCCTGGCTCCGGCGACCGCCCGCGTGCGCACCATCGAGCCCCTCTCCGCCGTCGGCTGACGCCGCTCACGCGCGGGTGGGGCGGCCAGCGCCCTGTCGACGTGCCGTCCACGCGGTGAACGCCCTCGTGTCCGGGATGCGCGCCAGCAGGGGGCCGGCGATGATCGTGATCAGCACGTACGCGGTCGCCAGCGCGGCGAGGGACCGGTCCACGCCCGCAGCGATCGCGAGGCCGGCGATCACGATCGAGAACTCGCCTCTCGGCATGAGGGCGAACCCAGCGCGCCAGCGTCCGGCCTCGCCGATCCGGCTGCGACGGGCCGCGAGATAGCCGGTGAGGAGCTTCGTCGCCATCGTGACGGCGGCCAGGGCGAGCGCGGGCAGGAGCATCGGCAGCAGGTCGGCGGGGTCGGTGGACAGCCCGAAGAAGAGGAAGAACACCGACGCGAACAGGTCGCGCAGCGGGGTGAGCATCTGCTGGGCGTGCCGGGCGACCGGGCCGGAGATCGCGATGCCGACGAGGAACGCGCCGACCGCCGACGACACGCTCGCCTGCGCGGCGAGGCCCGCCACGATGAGGGTCACCCCCAGCACCGTCAGCAGGAGCACTTCGGCGCTGCGCGAAGAGACGAGCCGCGACACGACGTGCCCGTGCCGCAGGGCCACGAACAGGATGACGGCGACCACCGCGATCGCGATGACGACGGTGAGCACGCTCGCTCCGAGACTCAGCCCCAGCAGCAGCGCGGTCAGCAGCGGCAGGTAGAACGCCATCGCGAGGTCCTCGATCACGAGGATCGACAGCACGACCGGAGTCTCGCGGTTGGTGAGGCGTCCGAGGTCCTGCAGGAGCTTCGCCACGACGCCCGACGACGAGATCCAGGTGATCCCGCCGAGCGCGACCGCCGCGATCGGCCCCCAGCCCAGGAGCAGCGCGAACGCCGCACCCGGGAGGGCATTCAGCAGCATGTCGATCACCCCCGCGCGGCGGGAGGTGCGCAGGCTGCCGACGAGCTCATCCGCGGTGTATTCGAGCCCGAGCATGAGCAGCAGGAGCACCACGCCGATCTCGGCGCCGATCTCGATGAACTCCTCCCCGGCGGCGAACGGGAGCAGGCCGCCCTCGCCGAACGCGAGGCCGCCGAGCAGGATCAGCGGGATCGGCGAGATGCCGAGCCGGCCGGCGAGTCGGCCGAGAAGGGCGATGCCCAGCAGGAGCGCGCCGAGCTCGATGAGCACGAGCGCGCCGTGATCCATGGGGTGCTCAGCTTCCCTCGATGATCCGGGCCAGCATCTCCAGGCCCCGCGCCGTGCCGATCGCCACGAGCGAGTCGCCGACACTCAGCACGTCGTCCGGTCCGGGCGCCGGCACGACGCCGCCGGCGCGCACGACGGCGACGATCGAACATCGGGTGAGGGTGCGGGCGCGGGTGGCGCCCAGGGGGCGTCCGGCGTAGGGCGAGTCGGCCCGCACCGGGATCTGCGAGGTCGACAGGCCGTCGACCTGGTCGCGGAGGCCCGCGAGCTGGGTCATGATGACCGAGCCGCCGAGCACCTCCGACAGCGCGGTGGCCTCGTCGTCGGTAATCTCCAGCGACAGCTCGGCGCGGTCCGGATCATGGGGATCCGCGACGGCGAGCTCGCGGCCCCCGTCGCGGAAGGTGACGATCGACACGCGACGCCCTGCCGCGGTCTCGACATCGTGACGGATGCCGATCCCCGGCAGTTCGGTGCGCTCGACATTGACGGGCATGGCCACATCCTCGCATCATGAGGCGATCCCCGCTCGCCGCCGAGCACCGGCCGTTCACCGAAAGGTCATACTGTGACCGACATGCCGCATCCCGACCGCCCCTCCCCGGAATCTGGACATCCCACGACGCAGGCCGACGACGCACCGGACACGCGCCGGCGCGGTGTGCTCGCGTGGGCCCTGTGGGACTGGGGGTCGGCGGCCTTCAACGCGGTCGTGACCACGTTCGTCTTCAGCACCTACCTCGCCAGCAGCCTGTTCGTCGACCCTGCCATCGTCGACGCCGCCGGAGGCAACGACGACGATCCGGCGCTCGTGGCCGCCCTGGCGAACAACGCCAGCGTGGTCGGCGTCGCCCTCATGATCGCCGGCATCCTCATCGCCGTGCTCGCCCCCGTTCTCGGCCAGCGCTCCGACGGGAGCGGTCGCCGCAAGTTCTGGCTCGGCGTGAACACGCTCGTGGTCGTCGGCGCCATGGCCGCGATGTTCTTCGTCGAGGGCACACCCGGCTACCTCATCCTCGGAGCCACGCTGCTCGCGGTCGGGAACGTCTTCTTCGAGTTCGCCGGGGTCAACTACAACGCCATGCTCGTGCAGGTGTCGACGCCGAAGAACATGGGCCGCGTGTCGGGCTTCGGATGGGGCATGGGCTACGTCGGCGGCATCGTGCTGCTCCTGCTGCTGCTCGTGCTGTTCATCCAGAGCTTCGGCGCCGACGGGGCGGCGGGTGTGCTCGACATCCCGACCGACGACGGGCTCAACATCCGCGTCGCGATCGTCGCCTCGGCGGTGTGGTTCGGCATCTTCGCGATCCCCGTGCTGCTGCGCGTTCCCGAAATCCCGGCGGCCGAGCGCCGGGTGCGTGTGGGCTTCTTCCGCTCCTACGCGGTGCTGTGGGGCACCCTCACCAAGCTCTGGCACGGCAACCGGCAGGTGCTGATGTTCCTGCTGGCCAGCGCCGTCTTCCGCGACGGGCTCGCGGGCGTCTTCACCTTCGGCGCGATCATCGCCGCCCAGGTGTTCCGGTTCTCCTCCAGCGAGGTGCTCTACTTCGCCGTGGCCGCCAACGTCGTCGCGGGCGCATCCACGATCCTCGCCGGGCGCCTCGACGACCGCTTCGGACCGAAGAACGTCATCATGGCCTCGCTCATCGGCCTCGTCGCGACGGGGACGGTGGTGCTCTTCATCGGCACTGCGCAGATCGGCTTCTGGATCACCGGCCTCATCCTCACCGCCTTCGTCGGGCCGGTGCAGTCGGCGAGCCGGTCGTTCCTCGCCCGCATCACGCCGCCGGGGCGCGAGGGCGAGATCTTCGGCCTCTATGCCACCACCGGCCGCGCCGTGTCGTTCATGGCGCCGGGCCTGTTCGCCCTCTTCGTCGCGATCTCGGGCGACACCCGACTGGGCATCCTCGGCATCACCATCGTGCTGCTGGCCGGGCTCGCCCTCATGATCCCGGTGAAGGCGAAGCAGGCCGTCATCGACTGACGACGGCCTGCTCCCCGATCACTCGGGCGGATACGCTCCCACGTCCTTGCGAGACGCCTCGATCTGGGTGACCGACGGATCGACGCGCTCCGCCGGCGAGGCTCCCGAGCCACGGCCGGTGCCTGCGCCGTTCCCGTCACCGCTGTCGGCGCGCCGATGCATCCACTTCGGCAGGCGCGGCCACCTCACGCCGCGCTGGTCGGGCTCCTCGACCTCGAGGCCGTAGTAGTCGCCGATGCGCTCGACGAAGGCGGCGCGCTGCGCGTGGTCGTAGGCGCGGCGTTCGCGTTGGAACGCCACGATCGTCGACCAGCAGATCAGCAGCATCACGACACTGAACGGCAGGGCGATCGTGATCGCCGCCGTCTGCAGGGCGGTGAGTCCGCCGGTGAGCAGCAGCGCGATCGCGAGCAGCGCGGTCACGAGCGTGAAGAAAGTGCGGATCCACTTCGCCGGCTCCTGATTGCCGCCGGTGGCGATCATCCCCATCACGAGCGCCCCGGAATCGGACGACGTGATGAAGAACACCGCCACGAGCACCATCACGCCGATCGTGAGCAGCGTCGTGCCCGGGAAGTAGTCCAGGAGCTGGAAGATCGCCCCCTCGATGTTCACCGATCCGTCGGCCGTCGTCATCGATCCCGGCTGGTCGAGCTCGAGGTACAGGGCCGATCCGCCCAGCACCGCGAACCACAGGATGCCGAGCAGGGTCGGCACGCCGATCACGCCGAGCACGAACTGACGCACGGTGCGCCCGCGGGAGATGCGGGCGATGAAGATGCCGACGAAGGGCGCCCACGAGATCCACCAGCCCCAGTAGAACGAGGTCCACGACGACTGCCAGTCCTCCCCGGCGGTGCCCTGGAAGGCACTCACCGTGAAGGAGAGGCCGACGAAGTTCTGGATGTAGGAGCCGATCGACTGCACCCACTCGCGCAGCAGGTACTCCGTCTGCCCGAAGATCAGGATGTAGAGCAGGAGCAGGCCGGCGAGGATCAGGTTCGTCGAGGACAGCCACTTCATGCCTCGGGTGACGCCGGACAGCACCGATGCGAGCACGCACACCGTGATGACGCCGATGATGATCACCTGCAGGCCCGCGGAGGGCTCGGCGATACCGGCGGCGTCGAGACCCGCGCTGATCTGCAGCACGCCGAGGCCGAGCGAGGTCGCCACACCGAAGAGCGTTCCGGCGAGGGCGACGACGTCGATCGCATGACCCCAGGGTCCTTCGACGCGCTTGCGCCCGAGGACGGGCTCGAGCGTCCAGCGGATCGAGATCGGCCGGCCGCGCCGGTGGATGGCGTAGGCGAGGCTGAGTCCGACGATGACGTAGATCGACCAGGCCGTGACCCCCCAGTGGAGGTACGTCTGGGTGAGCGCCGCCTGCGCGAGCTGCGGCGGCTCGCCGGTCACGCCGGGTCGCGGCGAGATGAAGTGGCTGAGCGGCTCGCTGACGCCGTAGAAGACCAGGCCGATGCCCATGCCCGCGGCGAACAGCAGGGAGAACCAGGCGCCGAGGGAGAACTCGGGCTCGTCGTTGTCTCGACCGAGCTTGATGTCGCCGAAGCGGGAGAACCCGAAGACGATCGCGACCGCGACGAAGATCGCCGCGATCAGCACGTAGTACCAGCTGAAGCCGTTGACGATGGAGTTCTGCAGGCCCAGGAACAGATCTTCAGCCGCACCGGGGGCGAGGATCGCGAAGGCGCTGAAGGCGATCACGACTCCCGCTGCGGGCCAGAAGACCCAGGGCTGCACTCCCTTCCCGGCGGCGAGGGTGCTGGTCACATCCTCCTCGGCGGGCTTCACGTCGAGGAGGTTCTCGGTCTCTTCGGTCGGAGAGGAGGTCGGGTCGTCGGGCGCGGGGTCGTCAGGCGCCGTATCGGCGCGCGTCTGGTTCTCGCTCACCGCTCCACGGTATCGACGCCCGCCGGACGACCGAAAGTCATGGTGGTGTGCCGCGGCCGGCGGCTATGCTCGAGGGTTCTCGCCGGGCGCCGGCCCGGGCCACGCGTCGGCGAGCTTGCCGAGCAGGCGCGCGAGTTCCACGCGCTCGGCGTCGGTGAAGCCCGCCAGGGCGGTGCGCACCGCATCCGTCCGCTCGCCCCGGAAACTTCGCGCGATCGCGGCGCCCTCCTCTGTCAGGGCGATGCGCGTGCGACGTGCGTCGTCGGGATGCGCCTCGCGGCGGACCATCCCCTCCTGCACGCCCTGCTGCACCAGTCGCGAAGCACGGGGCTGGTCGACACCGATCCTCTCGGCGAGCTCGCTCACGCCCAGCGGCTCCGGCGAGCTCGCGAGCACGTCGAGCATGCGCACCCGCGCCGGACCGCCGAATCGGCCGGGTCCGGCGAGCGGGTGCGAACCCGGCCACTCCGGGCGCCCCCGCTCGCCGACGCCCGGCTTGCCGTGCGACCCGGGCTTGCCGTGCGACCCGGGCTTGCCGTGCCGGCCGTGAGGATGACGACCGCCCTCCCACGGCGGCCGGGAGAAGCGCCGCCCCCGCAGGCGAGCGAGCGCGGCGGCGATCGTGGCGGCGGGGTCGTCGGGCCGAGGATCGGTCATGGTTCGAATTTACATGTCTCTTGACATGTTCCACACAAGCATGTCACCATGCATGTAGTTGTTACATGACATATATCTGAGGAGAACTTCCATGAACACCCCCGAAACACCCACACCCCGCCCCCTCGGCTTCTGGCTGCGCGCGCTGGATGCTTCACTCTCGCGAGAGATCGACGGGCGCCTTGCGGCCGAAGACGTCACACGACGCGACTGGATGCTGCTGAACGTCATCGACGGATCCATCGACGCACCCTGGCCCACGCGCCAGGGCCGCGGCCCTGGCCACGGACGCGGACGCCACCTGCGCCACCTCGCCGACCGAGGCTGGGTGGAGGAGGCCGGAGACGGCAGCCTGTCGCTCACCGACGCCGGTCGCGAGGCGAAGCAGCGTCTGGCGGGCATCATCGACGAGGTGCGCTCCCGCCTGGTCGAGACCGTCGGCGAGCAGGACTACGAAACGACCGTGCGCAGCCTCGAGGCCCTCACCCGCTCGCTCGGCGGCGCCGACGACGACTCGTTCGACTTCGCTCGCGGCCGCTTCGGTCGCGGGCACGGCTTCGGCCGCGGGCACGGCGACGGGCACGGTCGCGGATACCGACACGGCTCCGGCGACGGGCACGGTCGCGGATTCCGTGACGGCTGGGACGGCAACCGCCACCACGGCTTCGGTCCGCGCCACCCCGGCTACGGCCCCCGCCCCGACCGCGCCCCCACCGCCTGACGACACCCGACCCCGCCCCGCCGATGTCGGAGAATCGCGCCGATGTCGGAGGATTCGCCCGAAATCGTCCGACATCGAGCTGAATCTCCGACATCGGCGGGGGCGATGCGACCTCCCGCGCCGGTCTACCCGGGTAGACTCGCGCTCGCCGAGGGATTCAGGGCGAGGGAGAGCGACGGATGGGGCGGGACGAGGCGCGCAGCCGCCGGGTGACCCGGGCCGACGTCGCGCGTGCGGCGGGCGTGAGCACGGCCGTCGTGAGCTACGTCATGAACGGCGGCCCGCGTCCGGTTGCGCCCGAGACGGCGGCCCGCGTGCGCGCGGCGATGGATGACCTGGGCTACCGGCCGAACCACGCGGCACGCACCCTCAATCTCGGCACGACCCGCACCATCGGCCTCGTGCTGCAGGACACGCTCAACCCCTACTTCGCCGAGTTTGCCGGTGAGATCGACCGCGCCGCCCGCGAACGCGGATTCGGCGTGCTCACCGCCGAGTCGCACGGCGATCGCGACGCCGAACGCCGCCTGCTCTCGGATCTGTCCGACCGTCAGGTCGACGCCCTGCTGCTCGCGAGCTCGGGGCCTCCCACCACCGAGCCCGCCGTTGCCAACCCGCGGGATCCCACCACCGTGCTGCTCGACTGCGCCGGTCCGGTCGCCGGTCATCACACGATCGGTCCGGATGCCGCCTCCGGCGCCCGCGCCGCCGTCGCCCATCTCGCACAGGTGCACGGCCGCCGGCGCATCGGCATGGTCATCGGCCCCGACGGTCTCGCCAGCCCCGATCCGCGCCTCGCCGGATGGCGCAGCGAAACCAAGGCGCGCGGCGTCACGCCGGGCGCCCTCGCGGTCGACGACTGGAGCAACGCGGGCGGATACCGCGCCGCACGACGCCTCCTCGACACCGGAGCACTGCCCGACGCGCTCTTCGTCGGCTCCGATGCGCAGGCGATCGGCGTGCTCCGCGCCCTCCTCGAGGCTGGCATCGACATCCCGCGCGCGTGTCCGATCGTGAGCTTCGACGGCACGGGCGCCGGCGACTTCACGTGGCCGGCGCTCACCTCAGCACGTCAGCCCGTGCGCGAGATGGCCGATCTCGCGCTCGCGCTGGTCGCGCATCCCGACCCCGACCCGCGCTATCACGCGTTTCCCGTCGACCTCGTCGTGCGGGAATCGTGCGGATGCCCCCTCACACCCCCGGTCGCAGGACCGATCGATTCCTGACGCGAAAGGCCTCCGTGACCTCCTCCTCCCCCGCCTTCCCGCGGCGCGCCGTGTCGCTGCGCGCCGCCGGCGTCGCGCTCGTGCTCGACCTCTCCGGCGATCTGCTCCCGGCGACCGCGCACTGGGGCGCCGACCCCGGACAGCTGAATGAGCCGGAGGCGTTCGCGCTCATCGACGCCGGCGTGAACCCCGTCGGCCTCAACCAGGTGGACGAGCCGGTGCGCGTGGCGATCCTTCCCGAGGGGTCGAGCGGATGGCCCGGCCGTCCCGGCGTATCCGGTTCGCGCGGCGGCACGGCGTGGTCGCCGCGATTCCGGGTGACCGAGCGCACACTCGGAGGCGTCGCGGTGCGTGATGGCTACACCGAGTCCGGGCCGGGGGAGCTCGTCGTGCGCGCCGAAGACGCCAGAGCCGGCCTCGCGCTGACGCTCCGCGTGGAGCTGCTGCCCAGCGGACTCGTGCGCACACGAGCGGAGCTGACCAATCTCGGCACCGACGACTACGCGCTCGATGCGCTCACGCCGGCGCTGCCGATCCCGCCCATCGCCGGCGAGGTGCTCGACTTCGCCGGCCGCTGGGCGCGTGAGCGTACACCGCAGCGCACCGACCTCGGTGTCGGCATCCACTCGCGCGAGAACCGCCGAGGGCGCACCGGCGCCGATTCGGCCTATCTGCTGCACGCCGGGGTGCCCGGATTCGACTTCGCTTCGGGAGAGGTGTGGGCGGTGCACGCGGCGTGGAGCGGCAACCACGTGCACTACGCCGAGCGGCTCTTCAGCGGCGAGCAGATGCTCGGGGGCGGCGAACTGCTGCTGCCCGGCGAGGTCGTCCTCGACGCGGGTGCGTCTTACACGTCGCCATGGCTCTACGGCGCATACGGCGACGGGCTCGACGAGCTCGCGGCGCGTTTCCATCGGCATCTGCGGGCCCGTCCGCAGCATCCGTCGTCGCCGCGCCCGGTCACCCTCAACGTGTGGGAGGCGGTCTACTTCGACCACTCCCTGCCGGGACTCATCGATCTCGCCGACCGGGCAGCGGAGATCGGGGTGGAGCGCTACGTGCTCGACGACGGCTGGTTCGGATCCCGCCGCGACGACACCTCCGGCCTCGGCGACTGGCAGGTGTCTGCGGATGTCTGGCCCGACGGGCTCGGGCCACTGGTCGACCACGTGACCGGACTCGGCATGCAGTTCGGACTGTGGTTCGAGCCCGAGATGGTGAACCTCGACTCCGACGTGGCGCGGGCGCATCCGGAATGGATCATGAGCGCCGATCCCGACCGGCTGCCGGTTCCGAGCCGCCACCAGCAGGTGCTGAACCTGGCGATCCCGGCCTGCTACGACCACATCCGGGATGCGATGGTCGCGATTCTGCGCGAGTACGACATCTCGTACATCAAGTGGGATCACAACCGCGACCTCGTCGAAGCGGCCGACCGCATCGACGGCCGACCGGTCGTGCACGCCCAGACGCTCGCCTTCTACCGGCTCGTCGACGAGTTGAAGGCGACCTTCCCGGGCCTCGAGATCGAGTCGTGCTCCTCGGGTGGCGGGCGCATCGACCTCGAGGTGATCGAGCGCACCGACCGCGTTTGGACATCGGACTGCATCGACCCGCACGAGCGCCAGCTCATGCACCGCTGGACCCAGCAGCTGCTGCCGCCCGAGCTGATGGGCGCGCACATCGCGTCAGGCGTCTCGCATACGACCGGACGGGGCCACTCGCTGGAATACCGCGCGTCGACCGCGCTGTTCGGTCACTTGGGCATCGAGTGGGATCTGCGCGACGCCCCGGCGGCGGAGTTCGCGCAGCTCACAGCCTGGGTGGCGTTCTACAAGCAGTGGCGTGACCTGCTGCACACCGGCACGATCGTGCGTCTCGACACCGGTGACGAGACCCTGTTCGGTCACGGCGTGGTCGACGCGGACCGTTCCCGCGCGCTGTTCGCGATCACCTCGGTCGACCGGCCGGTGACGAGCATGTACGGGCGCGTGCGCCTGCGCGGGCTCGATCCGGATCGTCGCTACCGGGTGCGCCCGGTACTGCCGGCGGGAAGTCTCGGCGGGATGCTGCCGCCACCGTGGTGGGGTGGCGGCGCGGGTGACATGGCCGCGCACTCCGCGGTCACCGCCGACGATGTCGCTGCGAGCGTGGGTGCCGTCTTCACCGGCGGGACCCTCGAGCGGGTCGGCCTCACGCATCCGGCGGTGTTCCCCGACACGACCGTGCTTTACGACGTCGAGGCGATCGACTCGGTTGCCCGTTGACGGGGCGTCCCGCGGTCGCCGCTGTGCCCCCCGACGACGCAGCGACCGCGGGGTAAACCCCGGGTATCGGTGTTCGTGAAGGCGACGACTCCGTGGCCTCCGACTGCCGACGCGACTCAGGTTAGAGGATTCTCATCCCGAGGGGAAGGGGTGCAGCGAAGCGGATTCTCATCGACCCGCGGAGCCCGCATCGGTGACGCCGACATCGGATCGGTGGAAGTTCTGGAACGAGCGCGAGGCGGTCGGTCCGCGCTGCCCCTGGTAACGGTTGGCGTACGGGCCGGAGCCGTAGGGGTTCTCGGTCGGCGACGAGAGCCGGAAGAAGCACAGCTGCCCGATCTTCATGCCCGGCCACAGCTTGATCGGCAGGGTCGCGACGTTGGACAGTTCGAGGGTCACGTGGCCCGAGAACCCCGGGTCGATGAATCCGGCCGTCGAGTGGGTGAGGAGTCCCAGGCGGCCGAGCGACGACTTGCCCTCCAGACGCGCTGCGACATCGTCGGGCAGGGTGACCTGCTCGAACGTCGACCCGAGCGCGAACTCTCCCGGATGCAGGATGAACGGCTCATCCGGCGCGACCTCGATCAGGTGCGTGAGGTCGGGCTGGTCTTCGGCGGGATCGATGAACGGGTACTTGTGGTTGTCGAACAGCCGGAAGTACCGGTCCAGGCGAACGTCGACGCTGGACGGCTGCACCATCCGCGCATCCCAGGGGGCGATTCCGATGCGTTCGGCGTGGACTTCTGCGCGGATATCGCGATCGGAAAGCAGCACGGCATCAGCCTAGCGATCCGCGTGCGAGCGTTCGACGCCGACCTTGTTATGCTGTCGGATGCTGCGGTTTTCCGCTCTCGGGGATGTAGTTCAATGGTAGAACTTCTGCTTCCCAAGCAGACAGCGCGGGTTCGATTCCCGTCATCCCCTCCACAAGCCCTCACGTGCCACCGACGGTGGTGCGGGAGGGCTCTCGTACGGATGCCGTCGGCATCGATCCGCCTGCGGGCGTCCTGATCCGCCCACGGCACAGCGGGTTGTCTAGAAAGGCGCTGGGCAGACTTCTGGGTCGGGTGGGTCCGCGTCGCCCGGGCCGCCGACCCCGTCGGGCATGAACATGACTCGTGGTGGTGGGTCGTCGTCGTATTCGAGGCCGGAGGGTGCGGTGAAGTGAAGTCTTCCGCCGGGCATTTGGACGACGGTCCATCCGGCGGCTTGTTTCAGCGCGTGGTGGCTTTCGCAGAACGCGCCCATGTTCTCGACGTCGGTCTTACCGCCGAGGGCCCAGTCTTCGCGGTGGTCGATGTCGCATTCGGTGGCGGGTCTGCGGCATCCGGGGAACCGGCACCGGATATCCCGCGCCACCAGATACCGTTTCTGCGCCGGTGTCGCGAAGCGTCGATCGACGGCGAGCACCGTTCCGGTGATGGGGTCGAGGAAGACCCGGTCGAAACCGGGGGCGTTGCCGGCGAGGATCTTCGCCGTCTCCGGATCCACCGCGCACTTCCCGTTCAGCTGCGCCCCACCCAGGGTCGTTCCCGCGAGCGTGGTCGCGGGGACGGTCACCTGCACGTGCCCACGGATCGCACCCAACCCACCCTCGACCCCGGTCGGGTCGACGGAGGGGGAGGCGGTGAGCATCATGTCCAGCAGCAGGTCGGTGCGGATCTGATCCAGCGTCCGCTCATCGAACCACACACTCGGCTCCGAATCGACGTCACCCGTCCCCACGTCGGCACCGTCCGCCTTCGATGCCTCGTCGTCGCCCGTCCGCGTCTCGGTGGTGTTGCGTCGTGCCGCCCGGTCGGCGGCTTTGATCGTCTTCCCCTGCCGGGTGAGCCGGTCGTAGACCCCGTGGACCTCCACGGACGGTCCGATCGCACCGAGCATCGACATCCCATCCCGCAGGTCCTCCACCCAGATGCGTCGGTCCAGCACGGCATCATCGTGACGTTCCTGCATCGACAGAGGGTTGAGGTTCTCCGCGACCTGCTCCGCATACGACCGCACCCTCGCCGCAGACGTCGTCTCCGCATACCCCAGCACGTCCCGCTCGTAGCTCTCTCGAGCCCCCGGGTCGGCAAGCTCCGCACCGGTGTCGACGATCACCTTCACATGTGCCCGGGACACCCGGCCCGCGCCACGACTCCCACGCCGCCGGGAACTGGGTCACGGTGCGGTGCGCGTCGAACAGGCGGGTCTGCATCGTGCGGTCACTGACCCGCTTCGCCACCGCAAGCTCCGCCGCCATCGCGCGCGCAGCGGCATCTCCCGCTCCCGCGTCGACGCATCCCGCAACCGTGCCGTCTGCTGCTGGGCGAGGTCATACGCCTCGGCATACAACCGCTCACGCTCCGCCTGAATCCGCGCCTCCGCCACATCGAACGCCGCGATCTCCGCAACCAGCTCACGCGTGCGAACCCGGTCCGCCCCACCCTGCTGGTCGATCGCCATCACAACCCCCGCTCGATCCCCGACTACTTCGAGCGTAGAACCAACTTCAGACATTGATGCGACGTAATGCGGGGCATGGGGACAAATAATTCATACACAAGTACGAAAATGTGAAGACGTGATCCGATCC carries:
- a CDS encoding response regulator transcription factor; the protein is MRPIATHPLSDPFARTALVIDSRADRAKAVADRLSQQGFRVRSAATAFSGIDAAAQHRPDLVIVQTDLAGLDGFEAVRRIRDFSDAFVIMLSDDDSESATVEGFRAGADDYLAGPVRPHALRARIDALLRRSRSLTSTGAPRQDEGAWLTHGPLRMHPHSRRVEMRGRACELTRSEFDILHMLVRAKEQVFSKSSLALMLRETNGLPGQHITEHDRHAVEVHIMNIRRKLGDDARSPECIATVRGLGYRLAPATARVRTIEPLSAVG
- a CDS encoding cation:proton antiporter; translation: MDHGALVLIELGALLLGIALLGRLAGRLGISPIPLILLGGLAFGEGGLLPFAAGEEFIEIGAEIGVVLLLLMLGLEYTADELVGSLRTSRRAGVIDMLLNALPGAAFALLLGWGPIAAVALGGITWISSSGVVAKLLQDLGRLTNRETPVVLSILVIEDLAMAFYLPLLTALLLGLSLGASVLTVVIAIAVVAVILFVALRHGHVVSRLVSSRSAEVLLLTVLGVTLIVAGLAAQASVSSAVGAFLVGIAISGPVARHAQQMLTPLRDLFASVFFLFFGLSTDPADLLPMLLPALALAAVTMATKLLTGYLAARRSRIGEAGRWRAGFALMPRGEFSIVIAGLAIAAGVDRSLAALATAYVLITIIAGPLLARIPDTRAFTAWTARRQGAGRPTRA
- a CDS encoding cation:proton antiporter regulatory subunit produces the protein MPVNVERTELPGIGIRHDVETAAGRRVSIVTFRDGGRELAVADPHDPDRAELSLEITDDEATALSEVLGGSVIMTQLAGLRDQVDGLSTSQIPVRADSPYAGRPLGATRARTLTRCSIVAVVRAGGVVPAPGPDDVLSVGDSLVAIGTARGLEMLARIIEGS
- a CDS encoding MFS transporter, with the translated sequence MPHPDRPSPESGHPTTQADDAPDTRRRGVLAWALWDWGSAAFNAVVTTFVFSTYLASSLFVDPAIVDAAGGNDDDPALVAALANNASVVGVALMIAGILIAVLAPVLGQRSDGSGRRKFWLGVNTLVVVGAMAAMFFVEGTPGYLILGATLLAVGNVFFEFAGVNYNAMLVQVSTPKNMGRVSGFGWGMGYVGGIVLLLLLLVLFIQSFGADGAAGVLDIPTDDGLNIRVAIVASAVWFGIFAIPVLLRVPEIPAAERRVRVGFFRSYAVLWGTLTKLWHGNRQVLMFLLASAVFRDGLAGVFTFGAIIAAQVFRFSSSEVLYFAVAANVVAGASTILAGRLDDRFGPKNVIMASLIGLVATGTVVLFIGTAQIGFWITGLILTAFVGPVQSASRSFLARITPPGREGEIFGLYATTGRAVSFMAPGLFALFVAISGDTRLGILGITIVLLAGLALMIPVKAKQAVID
- a CDS encoding BCCT family transporter, whose protein sequence is MTSTLAAGKGVQPWVFWPAAGVVIAFSAFAILAPGAAEDLFLGLQNSIVNGFSWYYVLIAAIFVAVAIVFGFSRFGDIKLGRDNDEPEFSLGAWFSLLFAAGMGIGLVFYGVSEPLSHFISPRPGVTGEPPQLAQAALTQTYLHWGVTAWSIYVIVGLSLAYAIHRRGRPISIRWTLEPVLGRKRVEGPWGHAIDVVALAGTLFGVATSLGLGVLQISAGLDAAGIAEPSAGLQVIIIGVITVCVLASVLSGVTRGMKWLSSTNLILAGLLLLYILIFGQTEYLLREWVQSIGSYIQNFVGLSFTVSAFQGTAGEDWQSSWTSFYWGWWISWAPFVGIFIARISRGRTVRQFVLGVIGVPTLLGILWFAVLGGSALYLELDQPGSMTTADGSVNIEGAIFQLLDYFPGTTLLTIGVMVLVAVFFITSSDSGALVMGMIATGGNQEPAKWIRTFFTLVTALLAIALLLTGGLTALQTAAITIALPFSVVMLLICWSTIVAFQRERRAYDHAQRAAFVERIGDYYGLEVEEPDQRGVRWPRLPKWMHRRADSGDGNGAGTGRGSGASPAERVDPSVTQIEASRKDVGAYPPE
- a CDS encoding MarR family winged helix-turn-helix transcriptional regulator, producing the protein MTDPRPDDPAATIAAALARLRGRRFSRPPWEGGRHPHGRHGKPGSHGKPGSHGKPGVGERGRPEWPGSHPLAGPGRFGGPARVRMLDVLASSPEPLGVSELAERIGVDQPRASRLVQQGVQEGMVRREAHPDDARRTRIALTEEGAAIARSFRGERTDAVRTALAGFTDAERVELARLLGKLADAWPGPAPGENPRA
- a CDS encoding MarR family winged helix-turn-helix transcriptional regulator: MNTPETPTPRPLGFWLRALDASLSREIDGRLAAEDVTRRDWMLLNVIDGSIDAPWPTRQGRGPGHGRGRHLRHLADRGWVEEAGDGSLSLTDAGREAKQRLAGIIDEVRSRLVETVGEQDYETTVRSLEALTRSLGGADDDSFDFARGRFGRGHGFGRGHGDGHGRGYRHGSGDGHGRGFRDGWDGNRHHGFGPRHPGYGPRPDRAPTA